One segment of Paraburkholderia sp. PREW-6R DNA contains the following:
- a CDS encoding MFS transporter, with protein sequence MFIANYIDRVNIGFVNSHMQTDLGIGAAAYGLGSGLFFIGYALFEVPSNVLMQKYGARAWLTRIMGTWGLVAGAMAFVWNDTSFYVLRFLLGVAEAGFFPGVVFYFTQWLPQKERGKAVAVFLGGSALASVLSGPITGSLLSVRGFGLQGWQWMFLIEGAFSIVLCAVSWLLLKSRIRDASWLTAQERMVLETSIAAEQAERDALGSAHLPALRLLKDPQILLFCFLYFAIQLTIYAATFWLPTIIRKIGGLSDFQVGMLNAIPWLIAMVAMYCFALLSAKWRYQQAWLAVSLVIAACGLFASTSGNAVLSFVAICFSAIGFKAASSLFWPIPQGYLDARVAAAVIALINSVGNLGGFFAPAAFGYLQQHTGSITGGLYGLGVASLIAAAAGFLTRNRRIDRDALPDNLRSNAR encoded by the coding sequence ATGTTCATTGCGAATTACATCGACCGCGTCAACATTGGCTTCGTGAATTCGCACATGCAGACCGATCTGGGCATTGGTGCGGCAGCCTATGGTCTCGGCAGCGGGCTGTTCTTCATCGGCTACGCGCTGTTCGAGGTGCCGTCGAATGTGCTGATGCAGAAATACGGCGCGCGTGCATGGCTGACCCGCATCATGGGCACGTGGGGCCTCGTCGCGGGCGCGATGGCGTTCGTGTGGAACGACACATCGTTCTATGTATTGCGGTTTCTGCTCGGGGTGGCCGAGGCCGGCTTTTTTCCCGGCGTCGTCTTCTATTTCACCCAATGGCTGCCGCAGAAAGAGCGCGGCAAGGCGGTCGCGGTGTTTCTCGGCGGCTCCGCGCTCGCGTCGGTCCTCTCCGGGCCAATCACCGGCAGTCTGCTATCGGTTCGCGGCTTCGGGCTGCAGGGCTGGCAATGGATGTTTCTGATCGAAGGCGCTTTCTCGATCGTGCTGTGCGCGGTGAGCTGGCTGCTTTTGAAGTCGCGCATTCGCGACGCGTCATGGCTGACGGCGCAGGAGCGCATGGTGCTGGAGACGTCGATCGCCGCGGAGCAGGCCGAGCGCGACGCACTCGGCAGCGCGCATCTGCCGGCGCTGAGGCTGCTGAAAGACCCGCAGATCCTGCTGTTCTGCTTCCTCTACTTCGCGATCCAGTTGACGATTTACGCGGCCACGTTCTGGCTGCCCACCATCATCCGGAAGATAGGCGGCCTGTCCGATTTTCAAGTCGGCATGCTCAACGCCATTCCGTGGCTGATCGCGATGGTCGCGATGTACTGTTTCGCGCTGTTGTCGGCGAAATGGCGCTATCAGCAGGCCTGGCTTGCGGTGTCGCTGGTGATCGCGGCGTGCGGTCTGTTCGCATCGACTTCGGGTAACGCGGTGCTGTCGTTCGTCGCCATCTGCTTTTCGGCAATCGGCTTCAAGGCGGCGTCCTCGCTGTTCTGGCCTATCCCGCAAGGCTATCTCGACGCACGTGTGGCCGCCGCCGTGATCGCGCTGATCAACTCGGTCGGCAATCTCGGCGGATTCTTCGCGCCCGCCGCATTCGGTTATCTGCAGCAGCACACTGGATCAATCACCGGCGGTCTGTATGGATTGGGCGTGGCGTCGCTGATCGCGGCGGCGGCCGGTTTCCTGACCCGCAACCGACGGATCGATCGCGACGCGCTGCCGGATAATTTGCGCAGCAACGCGCGCTGA
- the gudD gene encoding glucarate dehydratase, which translates to MSTNMSQVHATPVVTELRVVPVAGRDSMLMNLSGAHGPFFTRNIVILRDSAGHTGVGEVPGGESIRKTIDDARPFVVGQSIGNLQAILNSARTQFADRDAGGRGLQTFDLRTTIHAVTALEAALLDLLGQHLGVPVAALLGEGQQRDEVEMLGYLFYIGDRKKTDLPYASGAEGRDDWERVRAEEAMTPEAVVRLAEAAQARYGFNDFKLKGGVLSGDAEIEAVTALAERFPAARVTLDPNGAWSLAEAVRLCRDQHDVLAYAEDPCGAENGYSGREVMAEFRRATGLPTATNMIATDWRQMGHAIQLQSVDIPLADPHFWTMQGSVRVAQMCNDWGLTWGSHSNNHFDISLAMFTHVAAAAPGKITAIDTHWIWQDGQRLTRDPLQIVGGKVKVPQAAGLGVELDMDELEKAHALYQQHGLGARDDGVAMQYLIPNWNFDNKRPCLVR; encoded by the coding sequence ATGTCGACGAATATGTCCCAAGTCCATGCCACACCGGTCGTCACCGAGTTGCGCGTCGTGCCGGTTGCCGGCCGCGACAGCATGCTGATGAATCTGAGCGGAGCGCATGGCCCGTTCTTCACGCGCAACATCGTGATTCTGCGCGACAGCGCCGGACATACGGGCGTCGGCGAAGTGCCGGGCGGCGAAAGTATCCGCAAGACGATCGACGACGCGCGGCCGTTCGTGGTCGGTCAATCGATCGGCAATCTGCAAGCCATCCTGAATAGCGCACGCACGCAATTCGCCGATCGCGACGCGGGCGGACGCGGTCTGCAAACCTTCGACCTGCGCACCACGATTCATGCGGTGACGGCGCTCGAAGCCGCGCTGCTCGATCTGCTCGGCCAGCACCTGGGCGTGCCGGTCGCGGCATTGCTCGGCGAAGGCCAGCAGCGCGACGAAGTGGAGATGCTCGGCTATCTGTTCTATATCGGCGATCGCAAGAAGACCGATCTGCCCTATGCGAGCGGCGCGGAAGGCCGCGACGACTGGGAACGTGTCCGCGCCGAGGAAGCAATGACGCCGGAAGCGGTCGTGCGTCTCGCTGAAGCCGCGCAAGCGCGTTATGGCTTTAACGACTTCAAGCTCAAAGGCGGCGTGCTGTCCGGCGACGCCGAAATCGAAGCCGTCACCGCGCTTGCCGAACGCTTTCCGGCCGCGCGCGTCACGCTCGATCCGAACGGCGCGTGGTCGCTTGCAGAAGCCGTACGTCTGTGCCGCGATCAGCACGACGTGCTCGCCTACGCGGAAGACCCATGCGGCGCGGAAAACGGTTACTCGGGCCGCGAAGTGATGGCCGAATTCCGCCGCGCAACCGGCTTGCCCACGGCGACCAACATGATTGCCACCGACTGGCGCCAGATGGGTCACGCAATCCAGCTTCAGTCCGTGGATATCCCGCTGGCCGATCCGCACTTCTGGACCATGCAGGGCTCGGTTCGCGTGGCGCAGATGTGCAACGATTGGGGCCTCACCTGGGGCTCGCATTCGAACAACCACTTCGACATTTCCCTTGCCATGTTCACGCACGTCGCCGCGGCTGCGCCCGGCAAGATCACCGCAATCGACACACACTGGATCTGGCAGGACGGCCAGCGTCTGACGCGCGACCCGTTGCAGATCGTCGGCGGCAAGGTGAAGGTGCCGCAGGCAGCGGGGCTGGGCGTCGAACTCGACATGGACGAGCTGGAAAAGGCGCATGCGCTCTATCAGCAGCACGGCCTCGGCGCACGCGACGACGGCGTGGCGATGCAATACCTGATTCCAAACTGGAATTTCGACAACAAGCGGCCGTGTCTCGTGCGCTGA
- a CDS encoding MFS transporter → MLGIGLVNMLVALDQTVVSTALPSIVAELHGFEYYAWIASAYLLASVVTVPVFGRLGDYFGRKRFVIAAVIVFTAASVLCGVANDMLFLVIARGLQGVGGGMMVGTAFASIPDLFPDPRARVRWQVVMAAAYGIGTAAGPSLGGWMSEHWGWRSTFLINLPVGAAALYFIWAHLPAFRRPHDGEVRIDWLGAALVAAVLGCLQAFIEAVPKDGLTAGTLALGACVVVGTIGLLVCEQRATHPIIPLDLFKDAQLVTLFTLGMLSGFVMFSLIFFAPLLLQGGFGLSPQQAGLLATPIAACIALGSLLNTRIVIHMKKPTRILSIGFALLLFASIALAFANPETPHVWLELPMGAVGIGLGFILNNLNVFGQEIAGRERFGITTALLQSTRMVGGMLGTSIVATVVSHHYRNVVTRTMSVLGEPAASQWRPRFVDLRILIDDASRLKLIADMKPSGLDTLALIDTARDALVQSIHIGVWLTAVAALAAALLVQRISHVVFRRS, encoded by the coding sequence ATGCTCGGCATCGGCCTCGTCAACATGCTGGTCGCGCTCGACCAGACCGTCGTCAGCACCGCGTTGCCGTCGATCGTCGCCGAATTGCACGGCTTCGAGTACTACGCGTGGATTGCGAGCGCCTATTTGCTGGCGTCGGTCGTCACGGTGCCGGTGTTCGGCCGGCTGGGCGACTACTTTGGCCGCAAACGCTTCGTGATTGCCGCGGTGATCGTGTTCACGGCGGCGTCGGTGTTATGCGGCGTCGCGAACGACATGCTGTTCCTCGTGATTGCGCGCGGCCTGCAAGGTGTGGGCGGCGGGATGATGGTGGGCACCGCGTTCGCGTCGATTCCCGATCTCTTTCCCGACCCGCGCGCTCGGGTGCGCTGGCAGGTGGTGATGGCGGCCGCCTATGGCATTGGCACGGCGGCGGGACCGTCGCTCGGCGGCTGGATGAGCGAACACTGGGGTTGGCGCTCCACCTTCCTGATCAACCTGCCCGTCGGCGCGGCGGCGTTGTATTTCATCTGGGCGCATCTGCCCGCGTTCCGCCGCCCGCACGACGGCGAAGTCCGGATCGACTGGCTCGGCGCGGCGCTCGTGGCCGCCGTGCTGGGTTGCCTGCAGGCGTTCATCGAAGCGGTGCCGAAAGACGGCCTCACCGCCGGCACCCTAGCACTCGGCGCGTGCGTGGTGGTCGGAACGATCGGGCTGCTCGTGTGCGAGCAGCGCGCAACGCATCCAATCATTCCGCTCGATCTGTTCAAAGACGCGCAACTGGTCACGCTCTTCACGCTCGGCATGCTGTCCGGCTTCGTGATGTTCTCGCTGATTTTCTTCGCGCCGCTGCTGCTGCAAGGCGGATTCGGTTTGTCGCCGCAACAGGCCGGCCTGCTCGCCACACCGATTGCCGCATGCATTGCGCTCGGCAGCCTGCTGAACACGCGCATTGTGATTCACATGAAAAAGCCCACGCGTATTCTGTCGATCGGCTTTGCGCTGCTGCTGTTCGCGTCGATCGCACTCGCGTTCGCGAATCCGGAAACGCCGCACGTCTGGCTCGAACTGCCGATGGGCGCGGTGGGTATCGGCCTGGGCTTCATCCTCAACAATCTGAACGTGTTCGGTCAGGAAATTGCCGGGCGCGAGCGCTTCGGCATCACGACCGCGCTGCTGCAGTCCACGCGCATGGTGGGCGGCATGCTCGGCACGAGTATCGTTGCAACCGTCGTGTCGCATCATTACCGCAATGTCGTCACGCGCACGATGAGCGTGCTGGGCGAGCCCGCGGCATCGCAATGGCGCCCGCGTTTCGTCGATCTGCGGATTCTGATCGACGACGCATCGCGGCTGAAACTGATTGCCGACATGAAGCCGTCCGGGCTCGATACGCTCGCGTTGATCGACACAGCGCGCGATGCGCTCGTGCAGTCCATTCATATCGGCGTCTGGCTGACGGCGGTCGCGGCGCTCGCCGCGGCGTTGCTGGTGCAGCGCATTTCGCATGTGGTGTTCCGGCGCAGTTGA
- a CDS encoding type II 3-dehydroquinate dehydratase, with protein MTDLIYVLNGSNLNMLGRREPHLYGKTTLAEIQQQVETLAQRLELRCEFRQTNSEATLVDWLQEAFERDAAVIINPAGFSFASVPVLDAVKLIEHPLIELHITNIHKRDETYRHSLISRAATGVICGLGANGYLVAMQAMAMALGKSPNFA; from the coding sequence ATGACTGATCTCATCTATGTCCTGAACGGCTCGAACCTGAACATGCTCGGCAGGCGCGAGCCGCATCTTTATGGCAAGACCACCCTTGCGGAAATTCAGCAGCAGGTGGAAACACTCGCTCAGCGGCTCGAACTGCGATGCGAATTCCGTCAGACCAACAGTGAAGCTACCCTTGTCGACTGGTTGCAGGAGGCGTTCGAACGCGACGCCGCGGTGATCATCAATCCGGCCGGATTTTCGTTCGCGTCGGTGCCCGTGCTCGACGCGGTCAAGCTGATCGAACATCCGTTGATCGAGCTGCACATCACCAATATTCATAAGCGCGACGAAACCTATCGGCACTCGCTGATTTCGCGCGCCGCCACCGGCGTGATCTGCGGACTCGGCGCAAACGGCTATCTCGTTGCGATGCAGGCAATGGCGATGGCGCTTGGCAAGAGCCCGAACTTCGCCTAG
- a CDS encoding MFS transporter, translating into MIQDVQNENHAAMRTRAVTAAAIGTALEWFDFTLYGALAATVLPKLFFPAMDSTSALLASLATFGVGLAARPLGAIICGHLGDKLGRRNLMLGTVTVMGLASMLMGLLPTYASIGVWAPVLLVLLRIVQGFALGGESTGAQLMAIEHASAKRRGKYSGLLGLCSPLSQIMANGVLLLLSSTMTAQAFDTYGWRIPFILSFVLVVVGVYIRLRVSETPAFVALRKTEVVHVGSPLRDALRLHWRTVLRWMLFFCGPAAIFYLIVVFSLSYITKTLAIPRQTGFLLLMGANVCAIAGALAGGMLSDRIGRKKALAVGSIATLLMLFVYFQILDTRSFVPMLAAMCVFLGFTQFQSGIQPVAFAEAFPTNVRYSGSALAYTGANLIAGGPMPVLAVWLFSICNGSPWGVVAVCVVFNVISLVMILTARETVGIDMNRADSAAAVTGDSAFATAGISNAGNGHRS; encoded by the coding sequence ATGATTCAGGATGTTCAGAACGAAAACCACGCCGCCATGCGCACGCGGGCGGTCACCGCCGCCGCGATCGGCACCGCGCTGGAGTGGTTCGATTTCACGCTATACGGCGCGCTCGCCGCCACGGTGCTTCCCAAGCTCTTTTTCCCCGCGATGGACTCGACATCCGCGTTGCTCGCGTCGCTGGCGACTTTCGGTGTCGGACTCGCGGCGCGACCGCTTGGCGCAATCATCTGCGGACACCTGGGCGACAAGCTCGGCCGGCGCAATCTGATGCTTGGCACCGTCACGGTCATGGGACTCGCGTCGATGCTGATGGGCCTGCTGCCCACTTACGCCAGCATCGGCGTATGGGCGCCGGTGCTGCTCGTGCTACTGCGCATCGTGCAAGGCTTCGCGCTCGGCGGCGAATCCACCGGCGCGCAACTGATGGCGATCGAACATGCGAGCGCCAAGCGTCGCGGCAAGTATTCCGGTTTGCTCGGCCTGTGTTCGCCGCTCAGCCAGATCATGGCCAATGGCGTGTTGCTCCTGCTGTCGTCCACGATGACCGCGCAGGCATTCGACACCTACGGCTGGCGTATCCCTTTCATCCTGAGCTTCGTTCTCGTGGTGGTAGGGGTCTACATTCGCTTGCGCGTCAGCGAGACGCCCGCCTTCGTCGCGCTGCGCAAGACCGAGGTGGTGCACGTGGGCAGTCCGCTGCGCGACGCGCTGCGTCTGCACTGGCGCACCGTGCTGCGCTGGATGCTGTTTTTCTGCGGCCCGGCGGCGATCTTCTATCTGATCGTGGTGTTCTCGCTGAGTTACATCACGAAGACACTTGCGATTCCCAGGCAAACCGGCTTCCTGCTGCTGATGGGCGCCAACGTCTGCGCGATCGCCGGCGCACTGGCGGGCGGCATGCTGAGCGATCGCATCGGCCGCAAAAAAGCGCTGGCGGTCGGCTCGATTGCGACGCTGCTGATGCTGTTCGTCTACTTCCAGATTCTCGACACCCGCAGTTTTGTGCCGATGCTCGCAGCGATGTGCGTCTTCCTCGGCTTCACCCAGTTTCAGAGCGGCATCCAGCCGGTCGCATTCGCCGAAGCATTCCCGACTAACGTGCGCTACTCCGGCTCCGCGCTGGCCTATACCGGCGCGAACCTGATCGCCGGCGGTCCGATGCCGGTGCTCGCGGTGTGGCTGTTCTCCATCTGCAACGGCTCGCCGTGGGGCGTGGTGGCGGTGTGCGTGGTGTTTAACGTGATCTCGCTCGTGATGATCCTGACTGCCCGTGAAACAGTCGGCATCGACATGAATCGCGCCGATTCGGCGGCCGCCGTAACCGGCGACAGCGCCTTTGCGACGGCGGGCATCTCCAATGCCGGAAACGGTCACCGCAGTTAA
- a CDS encoding IclR family transcriptional regulator, producing MPGVTERTLAVLEFLATQLEGTPLAMISDELDIPRSACHRLLVDLKQCGYVRQLREHGDYVLTTKLVGLGLGFLATSGIVDIAQTMLDRLAEQSGELVRLAIVDGDRLTWVAKAQGALKGLRYDPDMGMDTILSCSATGHAWMMTMSDERALELVTRQGFGQPKQYGPNAPTTVAGLLKFVHAARERGYATINEVFAPGMTAMAAPVQRRGYAAIGVISIAGPLVRLDEKRMATLGATLLAAAAELATASLASPLFGRGR from the coding sequence ATGCCTGGCGTGACTGAACGCACACTCGCGGTATTGGAATTTTTGGCGACGCAATTGGAAGGCACACCGCTCGCCATGATTTCAGACGAACTGGATATTCCGCGCAGCGCGTGCCATCGCCTGCTCGTTGATCTGAAGCAGTGCGGTTATGTGAGGCAGTTGCGCGAACATGGCGATTACGTGCTGACCACCAAACTCGTCGGCCTCGGACTCGGCTTTCTCGCGACGTCGGGCATCGTGGACATCGCGCAGACAATGCTCGACCGACTCGCCGAGCAGTCCGGCGAACTGGTGCGGCTCGCGATCGTTGACGGCGACCGTCTAACGTGGGTCGCGAAAGCGCAGGGCGCGTTAAAAGGGCTGCGTTACGACCCGGACATGGGCATGGACACGATTCTGTCGTGCAGCGCCACCGGCCACGCGTGGATGATGACCATGAGCGACGAACGCGCGCTCGAACTGGTGACGCGTCAGGGATTCGGTCAGCCGAAGCAATACGGACCCAATGCGCCGACTACTGTGGCCGGACTGTTGAAGTTCGTGCACGCCGCGCGCGAGCGAGGCTATGCGACGATCAACGAGGTCTTCGCGCCCGGTATGACGGCAATGGCCGCGCCCGTGCAAAGGCGCGGCTATGCCGCGATTGGCGTGATCAGTATCGCCGGGCCGCTGGTTCGCCTGGATGAGAAGCGCATGGCGACGCTCGGGGCAACACTGCTTGCAGCGGCCGCTGAACTGGCCACCGCGAGCCTTGCATCGCCGCTGTTCGGTCGCGGCCGCTAG
- a CDS encoding SDR family oxidoreductase gives MEKRALIIGASGIVGGNLADRLLADGWHVAGLSRGRTAVSPSIEPITADLTSVESVSAALDGKQFSHVFFTAWARQATERDNIRVNGGMVRHVMDAVGPSGTVTHAALVTGLKHYLGPFEAYATGAVPITPFREEQGRQPVENFYYEQEDRLFEAAQRFGFSWSVHRPHTIIGFALGNAMNMGVTLAVYASLCKATGQPFIFPGSAAQWNGLTDMTDARLLARHLEWAAMSANARNEAFNVVNGDVFRWKWMWSCLADYFGIEAVPFDGETQPLENRMQGAGEAWKELATRFSLKEPDIQKLASWWHTDADLGRPMEVLTDMSKSRKAGFLDYQSTPDSFYALFDRLKAERIIPQ, from the coding sequence ATGGAAAAACGAGCACTCATCATCGGCGCGAGCGGGATTGTCGGCGGTAATCTGGCCGACCGTCTGCTCGCCGACGGCTGGCACGTCGCAGGACTTTCGCGCGGCCGCACGGCCGTGTCGCCGTCGATCGAACCGATCACCGCCGATCTGACATCGGTGGAGTCCGTCAGCGCAGCGCTTGACGGCAAGCAGTTCAGCCACGTGTTTTTCACCGCGTGGGCGCGCCAGGCCACCGAGCGGGACAACATTCGCGTGAACGGCGGCATGGTGCGTCATGTGATGGACGCAGTCGGCCCGTCCGGCACCGTCACGCATGCGGCGCTCGTGACCGGCCTGAAGCATTATCTCGGCCCGTTCGAGGCCTATGCGACCGGCGCCGTGCCGATCACCCCGTTTCGCGAAGAGCAGGGGCGTCAGCCCGTCGAAAACTTTTACTACGAGCAGGAAGACCGCCTGTTCGAAGCCGCGCAACGCTTCGGCTTTAGCTGGAGCGTGCACCGTCCGCATACGATCATTGGCTTCGCGCTCGGCAACGCGATGAACATGGGCGTCACGCTCGCTGTGTATGCCAGCTTGTGCAAGGCGACCGGTCAGCCGTTCATCTTCCCGGGATCGGCGGCGCAATGGAACGGTCTCACCGACATGACCGATGCGCGCCTGCTCGCACGCCATCTGGAATGGGCGGCAATGTCTGCGAATGCGCGCAATGAAGCGTTCAACGTGGTGAATGGCGACGTGTTTCGCTGGAAGTGGATGTGGTCGTGCCTTGCCGATTATTTCGGCATAGAGGCCGTGCCGTTCGACGGCGAGACTCAGCCGCTCGAAAATCGCATGCAAGGCGCCGGCGAGGCGTGGAAGGAACTCGCGACGCGCTTCAGCCTCAAAGAGCCCGACATCCAGAAGCTTGCGTCGTGGTGGCACACGGACGCCGATCTCGGCCGGCCGATGGAAGTGCTGACGGACATGTCGAAAAGCCGCAAGGCCGGCTTTCTCGATTATCAAAGCACGCCTGATTCGTTCTACGCGCTCTTCGACCGGCTGAAAGCCGAGCGGATCATTCCGCAGTGA
- a CDS encoding NmrA family NAD(P)-binding protein yields the protein MAILVTGSTGVVGQQVIEHLNGSGADVRALTRSPEKAQFPAGVTAVKGELSDLDGLRSVMKEVSTVFILAPNAADELTQALQTLNIARETGVKGIVYLSVFKGAEYVDVPHFASKHTAERLIEHCDLPATVLRPAYFIQNDVRQKDPLLTHGVYAMPIGARGISMVDVRDIGSAAAIELLRRERAAGPLPRETYELVGPDAITSADVASIWADALGRAVRYGGDDLDVLEQRLKSAAPGWLAYDMRLMMSRYQQDGAVASADDVARLATLLGRQPKTYREFATEMAAAWAKG from the coding sequence ATGGCAATACTCGTAACAGGTAGCACCGGCGTAGTCGGCCAGCAGGTGATCGAACATCTGAACGGGAGCGGCGCGGACGTGCGCGCGCTGACCCGCTCGCCTGAGAAAGCGCAATTTCCCGCGGGGGTCACGGCGGTGAAGGGCGAGCTGTCGGACCTGGACGGCTTGCGCAGCGTGATGAAAGAGGTCAGCACGGTATTCATCCTCGCGCCGAACGCCGCCGACGAACTCACCCAGGCGTTGCAAACGTTGAATATCGCGCGCGAAACCGGGGTCAAGGGAATCGTGTATCTGTCCGTATTCAAGGGCGCGGAGTATGTCGACGTGCCGCACTTTGCGAGCAAGCACACCGCTGAGCGCCTGATCGAACATTGCGATCTTCCCGCCACAGTGCTGCGACCCGCGTACTTCATCCAGAACGACGTGCGGCAGAAGGACCCGCTGCTCACGCACGGCGTGTACGCCATGCCGATTGGAGCCAGGGGTATCTCGATGGTCGACGTCCGCGACATCGGCTCGGCCGCCGCCATCGAACTGCTGCGCCGTGAGCGCGCCGCGGGTCCGCTGCCGCGTGAGACATACGAACTCGTTGGACCGGATGCCATCACGTCCGCCGACGTGGCGTCGATCTGGGCCGATGCATTGGGCCGCGCGGTGCGATATGGCGGCGACGATCTCGACGTGCTGGAACAGCGTCTGAAGAGCGCAGCGCCGGGCTGGCTCGCTTACGACATGCGCCTGATGATGAGCCGCTATCAGCAGGACGGCGCCGTCGCATCGGCCGATGACGTGGCGCGCCTCGCGACGCTATTGGGCCGCCAGCCGAAAACGTATCGCGAGTTTGCGACCGAAATGGCGGCCGCCTGGGCAAAAGGCTGA
- a CDS encoding LysR substrate-binding domain-containing protein, with translation MDLMSLADFNAVALHGGFGPASRALARPKATLSRRVAELEQELGVRLIERGSRRLRLTEEGLVLHERTRGLMAEIQAAGEAVASRAPLPRGRLRISAPIVFAHVVLGAIAARFALAYPQVELEVVAEDRLVDPVEDGYDLVIRINPSHDEPLVGRRILGDQRLAVAAPTLSIPNQPAGAAAGSPVPAVTLATATSAAPWRVRSPDGALRVYEPSPVLRFSSLLMVRDAAVAGVGAALLPRLLVEQDVSAGRLVCWGIDDGPPVEIWALYHSRRLLSAKVRAFMDLLQTVPGAA, from the coding sequence ATGGATCTGATGTCGCTGGCCGACTTCAATGCGGTCGCTCTGCATGGCGGGTTCGGGCCGGCAAGCCGTGCGTTGGCGCGGCCCAAGGCGACGCTGTCACGGCGCGTCGCAGAGTTGGAGCAGGAGCTGGGCGTGCGGTTGATCGAGCGCGGCTCGCGCCGGCTTCGTCTGACGGAAGAGGGCCTCGTGCTGCACGAACGCACGCGCGGTTTGATGGCCGAGATTCAGGCGGCGGGGGAAGCGGTCGCGTCACGCGCGCCGCTGCCGCGCGGCCGGTTGCGGATCAGCGCGCCGATTGTGTTTGCGCACGTGGTGTTGGGCGCGATCGCCGCGCGATTCGCGCTGGCTTATCCGCAGGTCGAACTGGAAGTGGTCGCGGAAGACCGGCTGGTCGATCCCGTCGAAGATGGTTACGACCTCGTGATACGCATCAATCCTTCGCACGACGAGCCACTCGTGGGGCGGCGCATTCTCGGCGACCAGCGGCTGGCCGTTGCCGCGCCGACCTTGTCGATTCCCAATCAGCCCGCGGGCGCAGCCGCCGGCTCGCCCGTGCCTGCCGTCACGCTGGCAACGGCGACGTCGGCCGCGCCCTGGCGCGTGCGCTCGCCCGACGGAGCGCTGCGCGTGTACGAGCCGTCGCCGGTGCTGCGCTTTTCATCGCTGCTGATGGTGCGCGACGCGGCTGTGGCGGGTGTCGGGGCGGCGCTGTTGCCCAGGTTGCTGGTGGAGCAGGATGTGTCGGCGGGCCGGCTCGTTTGCTGGGGCATTGACGACGGGCCGCCGGTGGAAATCTGGGCGCTTTATCATTCGCGGCGTCTGCTGAGCGCCAAGGTGAGGGCCTTTATGGATCTGTTGCAAACCGTACCAGGGGCGGCGTGA
- a CDS encoding glutamine cyclotransferase, translated as MNRSAAEIINEYGPFEGIEKVHGVTYDGRHVWLAGGDRLTELDPANGKTLRSLDIAAHAGTAFDGQHLFQIAEDRILKIDPQTGAILATIPAPGGGADSGLTWAEGTLWVGQYQARTIVQIDPHTGEVLRTIASNRFVTGVTWVDGELWHGTWENEQSELRRVDPRTGKVQESLDMPEGVGVSGLESDGDERFFCGGGHSGKLRVVRRPVRSSADGSDRTDRGHVPEQ; from the coding sequence ATGAACCGGTCAGCAGCGGAAATCATCAACGAATACGGACCCTTCGAGGGCATTGAGAAAGTTCACGGCGTCACGTACGACGGTCGGCATGTGTGGCTCGCGGGCGGCGACCGTCTCACCGAACTGGACCCGGCCAACGGCAAGACGCTGCGCTCGCTCGACATCGCCGCGCATGCCGGCACCGCGTTCGACGGCCAGCACCTGTTCCAGATCGCCGAAGACCGTATCCTGAAGATCGACCCGCAAACCGGCGCGATACTCGCAACGATTCCAGCGCCAGGCGGCGGCGCCGACTCCGGGCTCACGTGGGCAGAAGGAACGCTCTGGGTCGGGCAATATCAGGCGCGCACAATCGTGCAGATCGATCCGCATACGGGCGAGGTTCTTCGCACCATCGCGTCGAATCGCTTCGTGACAGGCGTGACCTGGGTCGACGGCGAGTTGTGGCACGGCACGTGGGAAAACGAGCAGAGCGAATTAAGGCGGGTCGATCCGCGCACGGGCAAGGTTCAGGAGAGCCTGGACATGCCGGAAGGCGTCGGCGTATCGGGTTTGGAGTCCGATGGCGACGAGCGGTTTTTCTGCGGCGGCGGCCATAGTGGCAAGTTGAGGGTGGTGCGACGGCCGGTCCGGAGCAGCGCGGACGGATCTGACCGAACCGACAGGGGCCACGTACCGGAACAATGA